A window from Sceloporus undulatus isolate JIND9_A2432 ecotype Alabama chromosome 8, SceUnd_v1.1, whole genome shotgun sequence encodes these proteins:
- the LOC121914786 gene encoding B-cadherin-like isoform X6, whose amino-acid sequence MLPSYAAQDSNFRVLTDGTILVRHQTRLSGPERSFTVNAWDAAGTKYSALVTVQNKGHLQPSQEEEEKPNESAVLRFPLAKPGLKRRKRDWVIPPIRVSENERGPFPKKLVQIKSNRDKDTKIFYSITGQGADTPPEGVFIIEKETGWMKVTQPLDREYIDKYHLLSHAVSENGKPVEEPMDIIITVTDQNDNKPQFTQEIFRGSVLEGATPGTSVMEVSATDADDAIESYNGVIAYSIISQVPEEPHKQMFAINRATGAISVIASGLDRERVKEYILTLQAADLDGEGLTNSATAVIEITDANDNAPEFKQQVYSAEVPENEVGLEVVRLAVTDKDEEGSPAWRAKYAIVQGNESGFFSISTDPETNEGILTTAKALDFEVRKQFILQVAVTNEVPFVVKLPTSTATVTVNVRDVNEAPVFEVSVQKAQVSEDIPVGQKIIAYTARDPDRLQTQRIRYSIGNDPAGWLAIHPENGIITTRSPLDRESPLVQNSTYRAIVLAVDDGLPPATGTGTLLLTLEDVNDNGPEPEQREITVCNSKPEPQFLHILDKDLPPNTSPFRAELTHNSEENWAVEMDEKGETAILKLLTPLKQETYDVYLRLFDNQNKDQLTVLKATVCECEGPVDRCPERQLAGIGAPAILAILGAILALLILLLLLLLFVRRRTAVKEPLLLPEEDTRDNIFYYGEEGGGEEDQDYDLSQLHRGLDARPEVVLRNDVVPTLLPAPQYRPRPANPDEIGNFIHENLKAADTDPTAPPYDSLLVFDYEGSGSEAGSLSSLNSSGSDQDQDYDYLNEWGSRFKKLADLYGGGEEED is encoded by the exons GACGCGGCTGTCTGGGCCGGAGAGGAGCTTCACAGTGAATGCCTGGGACGCCGCAGGGACCAAATACTCCGCCTTGGTGACGGTGCAGAACAAAGGACACCTGCAGCCTTCCCAG gaggaagaggagaagcccAATGAGTCAGCAGTGCTTCGTTTCCCGTTGGCAAAACCAGGTCTGAAAAGGCGGAAGAGAGATTGGGTGATCCCCCCCATAAGAGTGTCTGAAAACGAACGGGGTCCCTTCCCCAAGAAGCTGGTCCAG ATCAAATCCAACCGGGACAAAGACACCAAGATATTTTATAGTATCACTGGCCAAGGGGCAGATACTCCTCCTGAGGGAGTCTTCATCATCGAGAAAGAGACAGGATGGATGAAAGTCACCCAGCCGCTGGACCGAGAGTATATAGACAAATACCAC CTTTTATCGCATGCCGTGTCCGAAAATGGCAAACCGGTGGAGGAACCAATGGATATCATTATCACCGTCACGGACCAAAACGACAACAAGCCCCAGTTCACCCAAGAGATCTTCCGGGGGTCTGTCTTGGAAGGAGCCACGCCTG GGACCTCTGTGATGGAAGTCTCGGCTACTGATGCCGATGATGCCATTGAAAGCTACAACGGGGTCATTGCCTACTCCATCATCAGCCAAGTGCCCGAAGAGCCTCATAAGCAGATGTTTGCCATCAACAGGGCAACGGGGGCCATCAGCGTCATTGCCAGCGGCCTGGACCGAGAG AGAGTAAAAGAGTACATCTTGACTTTGCAAGCTGCAGACTTGGATGGCGAGGGGCTGACCAACAGTGCCACAGCGGTGATAGAAATCACAGATGCCAACGATAATGCGCCTGAGTTCAAGCAGCAAGTG TACTCAGCAGAGGTGCCAGAGAACGAAGTGGGGCTGGAAGTTGTGCGCTTGGCGGTCACTGACAAGGACGAGGAAGGGTCGCCAGCATGGCGGGCCAAGTACGCCATTGTGCAAGGCAACGAAAGCGGCTTCTTCAGCATATCAACGGACCCAGAGACCAACGAAGGCATTCTCACAACAGCAAAA gCTTTGGACTTTGAAGTGCGGAAGCAGTTCATCCTCCAAGTGGCCGTGACCAACGAGGTCCCCTTCGTGGTCAAACTGCCCACTTCCACGGCCACCGTGACGGTCAACGTGAGAGATGTGAACGAGGCCCCGGTCTTTGAGGTTTCAGTCCAAAAGGCACAAGTCTCTGAGGACATTCCCGTGGGGCAGAAAATCATTGCCTACACGGCTCGGGACCCAGACAGGTTGCAGACCCAGAGAATCCG GTACTCCATTGGGAACGACCCGGCTGGCTGGCTAGCCATCCACCCCGAAAATGGCATCATCACGACCAGGAGCCCCTTGGACCGGGAGTCCCCTCTAGTGCAGAACAGTACTTACAGAGCCATTGTTCTGGCTGTGGATGATG GATTGCCCCCAGCGACCGGGACTGGCACCCTGCTCTTGACGTTGGAGGACGTGAACGACAACGGTCCAGAGCCTGAACAGCGGGAGATCACCGTCTGCAACAGCAAACCGGAGCCCCAGTTCTTGCATATTTTGGACAAGGACCTTCCGCCCAACACCTCCCCGTTCCGTGCCGAGCTCACCCACAATTCGGAAGAAAATTGGGCCGTTGAGATGGACGAAAAAG GTGAGACGGCCATCTTGAAGCTGCTGACGCCCCTCAAGCAGGAGACGTACGACGTTTACTTGCGGCTCTTTGACAACCAGAACAAGGACCAGCTGACGGTCCTCAAGGCGACCGTCTGCGAATGCGAGGGACCGGTGGATCGGTGCCCAGAGAGGCAGCTGGCCGGCATTGGGGCGCCTGCTATCCTGGCCATCCTGGGGGCCATTTTGGCTCTGTTGA TCTTGCTGCTTTTACTTCTCTTGTTTGTGAGGCGGAGGACAGCGGTCAAGGAGCCTCTCTTGCTGCCGGAAGAAGATACCCGGGACAACATCTTCTACTACGGAGAAgaaggaggcggggaggaagaccAG GACTATGATCTCAGCCAGCTACACAGAGGCCTGGACGCCCGTCCGGAGGTCGTCCTGAGGAACGACGTGGTGCCCACCCTTCTTCCTGCGCCGCAGTATCGCCCACGCCCTGCTAATCCAGATGAGATTGGCAACTTCATCCATGAG AATTTGAAGGCCGCTGACACGGACCCCACGGCGCCTCCATACGACTCCTTGCTGGTTTTCGACTATGAAGGCAGCGGCTCAGAGGCCGGTTCGCTCAGCTCCCTCAACTCCTCCGGCTCAGATCAGGACCAGGACTATGACTACTTGAACGAATGGGGCAGCCGCTTCAAGAAACTGGCCGACCTTTACGGtggaggcgaggaggaggactga